One window of Alkaliphilus metalliredigens QYMF genomic DNA carries:
- a CDS encoding glycerophosphoryl diester phosphodiesterase membrane domain-containing protein — MFGLLTSSLKDFRKTYKRYIAFELIYKLMASFIFVPLIAYVFNRILISMGSGPLLNNEVFRIALNYKGVTGLIIIAMLSVVLIFIEFGVLVVISQKKYFYKDISISDSLITTIKTLPKIFGFGTLHLMLFLLFLIPLIDLPLSSTLIESYELPMFLREKIWGSSLFSVLYVTGLLWAVYLFMRWIFALHFIVLEGKSTKDAITSSLELTKNNRIKILLKLILLNVAFFTLVVSIFSIVGMISTPARVSIRGYSLENYFITFSSLATYIFTLILTPINVIFLTRLYYQSHVMQGLELKDNLKIHHNKRLQKLENLVGGLFRRRRNFVFLILVINLIVMLYLNFAVSENLIYIGRSVSIAGHRGDLHVAPENSLSSVRAAMEKEVDYIEIDVQTTKDGIVILNHDRDLRRVAGVDSLVSDLTYEELSELDIGIGFSHEFIGERIPTLEAVIEEVKGKSKLIIEIKPYGPSEELARKVVEVLEAQDADQDHYIQSFSYEILREVRILNPEIKVGQVMFFAAGDLSTLDLDFYAIEQSMLSKGFIGNARRDEREVWVWTVNLDEDIKEVLRYDIDGIITDYPERVQEIIGIRF, encoded by the coding sequence ATGTTTGGCTTATTGACAAGTAGCTTAAAGGACTTTAGGAAAACATATAAACGATATATCGCATTTGAATTGATCTACAAGTTAATGGCAAGTTTTATCTTTGTGCCACTCATTGCTTATGTATTTAATCGAATTTTAATCTCCATGGGTTCGGGACCCTTATTGAATAATGAAGTCTTTAGAATCGCTTTAAATTATAAAGGAGTCACTGGGCTGATTATCATTGCAATGTTATCCGTTGTTCTGATATTCATTGAATTTGGTGTATTAGTTGTCATCTCACAAAAAAAGTATTTTTATAAGGATATTTCCATTTCGGATTCACTCATCACAACAATCAAAACACTTCCTAAAATATTTGGATTTGGGACATTACACCTGATGCTCTTTTTACTATTCCTTATTCCTCTGATAGATCTGCCTTTGTCCTCAACTTTAATAGAAAGCTATGAACTACCCATGTTTTTGAGAGAAAAAATATGGGGGTCCTCTCTTTTTTCTGTATTGTATGTCACGGGGCTACTTTGGGCTGTCTATCTCTTCATGAGATGGATATTTGCGCTTCACTTTATTGTTCTTGAGGGTAAATCTACTAAGGATGCCATTACCAGTAGTTTAGAGCTTACAAAAAACAACCGAATAAAGATTTTACTAAAGCTCATCTTGTTAAATGTTGCCTTTTTTACCCTGGTAGTGAGTATTTTTTCAATTGTAGGAATGATTTCAACACCAGCAAGAGTCAGTATTAGAGGATATTCATTGGAAAATTATTTTATTACATTTTCCAGCTTGGCTACGTATATCTTTACTTTGATATTAACACCAATTAACGTCATATTTCTCACAAGATTATACTATCAATCTCATGTGATGCAAGGATTGGAATTGAAGGATAATCTGAAAATCCATCACAATAAAAGGTTACAAAAACTAGAAAACCTGGTGGGCGGGCTATTTAGAAGACGAAGAAATTTTGTATTTTTGATATTAGTAATCAATTTAATTGTAATGCTTTATCTGAATTTTGCAGTCAGCGAAAATCTTATTTATATAGGCAGAAGCGTATCCATTGCAGGGCATCGGGGAGACCTTCATGTTGCACCGGAAAATTCTCTAAGTAGCGTGAGGGCTGCCATGGAAAAGGAAGTAGATTATATTGAAATTGATGTCCAAACAACAAAGGATGGGATAGTGATTTTAAACCATGATAGAGATTTAAGAAGGGTTGCAGGGGTAGATAGTCTGGTTTCGGACTTAACCTATGAGGAACTATCTGAGCTTGATATTGGAATCGGCTTTTCTCATGAGTTTATAGGGGAGAGAATACCTACATTAGAAGCAGTTATAGAGGAGGTAAAGGGAAAGTCGAAACTCATTATTGAGATCAAACCCTATGGGCCTAGTGAAGAATTAGCAAGGAAGGTAGTGGAAGTATTAGAGGCACAGGATGCAGACCAGGATCATTATATTCAGTCCTTTAGCTATGAGATCCTACGGGAAGTTAGGATACTGAATCCTGAGATCAAAGTCGGACAGGTGATGTTTTTTGCCGCAGGGGATTTATCTACCCTAGATTTAGATTTCTATGCAATAGAACAAAGTATGCTATCTAAAGGATTTATTGGAAATGCCCGAAGGGATGAGAGAGAGGTATGGGTATGGACTGTGAATCTAGATGAAGATATTAAAGAAGTGTTAAGATATGATATCGATGGAATCATCACCGATTATCCTGAAAGAGTCCAAGAGATCATTGGAATTCGATTTTGA
- a CDS encoding MBL fold metallo-hydrolase yields the protein MNLIIHRGAKQIGGSCTEVFTERTRIILDIGQELPNIDDEKLKKPSSFPRVKGLYREDDKKIDAILISHGHGDHIGLLEYVDTDIPIFIGEKALEIFNVTAQFTGGKSIANPVNYFKSGQEMTIGDFSITPYLVDHSGFDAYGFVIKADGKCIVYTGDFRDHGRKKKATDCFRSNIPKGVDALLIEGTMMSRISEKIETEEQIEQKAFEFMSSPNRPVFVLQSSTNIDRLVGMYRAAQISGRIFVMDIFTAHIVSQLNNTIPKPGKFKDVRVFYPYHLTKRMFEELKEEKLMKQFNRNWISREELGKRSDYCMLIRNTMLSDLEHIKNLQGAGFIFSMWRGYKKQRRTDRLLDYAKNNNMDIIDLHTSGHAHIDSLKKVIRSSGAKKIIPIHTERSDLFAEAFEKVYLAEDGETILI from the coding sequence GTGAATCTGATCATTCATAGAGGGGCTAAACAAATTGGGGGGAGTTGCACTGAGGTATTTACAGAAAGAACTAGAATCATTCTGGATATTGGACAGGAGTTACCCAATATAGATGATGAAAAACTAAAAAAACCATCCTCTTTTCCTAGAGTGAAAGGGTTGTATAGAGAAGATGATAAAAAAATAGATGCAATATTAATATCCCATGGACATGGAGATCATATTGGACTGCTTGAATATGTTGACACTGATATACCCATATTTATAGGGGAGAAAGCACTGGAAATCTTTAATGTAACCGCTCAATTTACCGGTGGCAAGTCCATTGCCAATCCTGTAAATTATTTTAAAAGTGGTCAGGAGATGACTATTGGAGACTTCTCTATAACTCCCTATCTAGTAGACCACTCTGGTTTTGATGCCTATGGATTTGTTATAAAAGCCGATGGAAAATGTATTGTTTATACCGGTGATTTCCGAGATCACGGAAGAAAGAAAAAGGCCACGGATTGCTTTAGAAGCAATATACCTAAGGGTGTAGATGCACTTTTAATTGAAGGTACAATGATGAGTAGAATTTCTGAAAAAATCGAAACAGAAGAACAAATTGAACAGAAAGCCTTTGAATTTATGAGTTCTCCCAATAGGCCGGTTTTTGTTCTACAGTCTTCAACCAATATTGATAGATTGGTTGGAATGTATCGGGCTGCACAGATAAGTGGACGCATATTTGTAATGGATATTTTCACAGCACATATTGTATCGCAACTTAATAATACAATTCCTAAACCAGGTAAATTTAAAGATGTGAGAGTATTTTATCCCTATCACCTGACTAAAAGGATGTTTGAAGAACTCAAAGAGGAAAAACTGATGAAACAATTCAACAGAAATTGGATTTCAAGAGAAGAGCTTGGCAAAAGAAGTGATTACTGTATGCTCATTAGGAACACCATGCTATCTGATCTTGAGCATATTAAGAATTTACAAGGCGCAGGTTTCATTTTTTCCATGTGGCGTGGTTATAAAAAACAGAGAAGAACAGATCGACTATTGGATTATGCAAAAAATAACAATATGGATATTATTGATTTACATACCAGTGGACATGCTCACATAGACTCTTTAAAAAAGGTTATTCGTAGTAGCGGTGCTAAAAAAATTATACCCATTCATACAGAAAGATCAGATCTATTTGCTGAGGCCTTTGAAAAGGTATATCTTGCTGAGGATGGAGAAACAATCTTGATTTAG
- a CDS encoding WG repeat-containing protein yields MQKCIIHHTGVDNTAHGVLKDQKVYLLGKDNNLYFPEEMFMAREECEGGLIQFEIEGKWGFADIFTGKIAIEPTWDYAGPFYRGYAHVVLGVQLASEGYSDEKQGGQHGYIDSDGKIIIPLEYDDAEEIPYRKYFMVAKNKRWGLIDIENESIIPFLWDYLQTNYKHNLIFCGIKEKSELHVGDVDKLCSAIIQTQLEPTCEYILKWGVYDENFNLIVHPELDTEPIRPQIKSSPRSKSFSYYDEHYILKREEGYGVLCNDGRLIANIELSKKQATLMINSICQWSFQGNLYI; encoded by the coding sequence ATGCAAAAATGTATTATTCACCATACTGGAGTTGATAACACTGCCCATGGAGTCCTGAAGGATCAGAAGGTGTATCTTTTAGGAAAAGATAATAATCTGTATTTTCCAGAAGAAATGTTTATGGCGCGTGAAGAGTGTGAAGGCGGATTAATTCAATTTGAGATAGAAGGAAAATGGGGATTTGCAGACATATTCACAGGAAAAATAGCAATAGAACCCACTTGGGATTATGCAGGTCCGTTTTATCGTGGGTATGCACATGTTGTATTAGGAGTTCAGTTAGCTAGTGAAGGCTATTCCGATGAAAAGCAGGGTGGTCAGCATGGTTATATAGATTCAGATGGAAAAATCATTATTCCTTTGGAGTATGATGATGCTGAGGAAATACCATATCGTAAATACTTTATGGTTGCTAAAAATAAAAGATGGGGATTGATTGATATCGAAAATGAATCAATAATTCCTTTTCTGTGGGATTATTTGCAGACAAACTATAAACACAATTTAATTTTTTGTGGTATAAAAGAAAAGAGTGAACTTCATGTAGGGGACGTGGACAAATTATGCTCAGCTATAATACAGACACAACTGGAGCCTACCTGTGAGTACATATTGAAGTGGGGTGTGTATGATGAGAATTTCAATTTGATTGTACATCCTGAACTGGATACAGAACCCATTAGGCCCCAGATTAAATCTAGCCCTAGAAGTAAAAGTTTTAGTTACTATGATGAACACTATATTTTAAAAAGGGAGGAAGGGTATGGTGTGCTATGTAATGACGGGAGATTGATAGCCAACATAGAGCTTTCTAAAAAACAAGCAACTCTAATGATTAATTCTATTTGTCAGTGGAGTTTTCAGGGGAACTTGTATATATGA
- a CDS encoding MotA/TolQ/ExbB proton channel family protein yields MSNTIGIINRDYDSAAKNEFKELIKVILDLSDKADRQGLLSLDEEYPSLNSYFFRKSIELIVEGFHPEVVRNILQNYIDAKECSEGELLEKRITMEGALLIQSGARRKILFEKILSIFGEEFFQDFEYSFFEEEQSLKYNEEDTNAISEESITFEDRILSIVLNDDMNKLVKRAGYFNMALALKVSSGKLNVHVRNILNANDMVEELNGEVIRIGPMLLKDGLAAQEFVLRLI; encoded by the coding sequence ATGTCAAACACCATTGGAATCATTAACAGAGACTATGATAGCGCGGCAAAGAATGAGTTTAAGGAGCTTATAAAAGTTATCCTAGATTTATCTGATAAAGCAGATAGACAAGGTCTCCTAAGCTTAGATGAAGAATATCCATCCCTAAATTCTTATTTCTTTAGGAAATCCATTGAATTAATTGTTGAAGGATTCCATCCTGAAGTCGTAAGAAATATACTCCAAAATTACATTGATGCCAAGGAGTGCTCTGAAGGTGAACTGCTTGAAAAAAGAATAACAATGGAAGGGGCTCTACTTATCCAAAGTGGCGCAAGACGTAAAATACTATTTGAAAAAATACTTTCAATATTTGGGGAAGAATTTTTTCAAGACTTTGAATATAGCTTTTTTGAGGAAGAACAGTCATTAAAGTACAATGAAGAAGATACAAATGCTATCTCTGAAGAATCAATAACTTTTGAGGATAGGATACTAAGCATTGTTCTTAACGATGATATGAATAAATTGGTAAAAAGAGCAGGATATTTTAATATGGCTTTAGCATTAAAGGTGAGTAGTGGAAAGTTAAATGTACATGTACGAAATATATTAAACGCAAATGACATGGTAGAAGAATTGAATGGTGAAGTAATAAGAATAGGACCAATGTTACTTAAGGATGGTCTCGCTGCTCAAGAATTTGTTTTAAGGCTAATATAG